The DNA segment AGGGTGGAATCCTCATGATGAAATATGCTCCTGTGTTAACCAATTGATAATTAGGGCACCTGTTTGCGCGCCGCCTAATGCGGAGAGAATTAATAAAAATTGTTTAAAAATATCTTTAGTATCTGCATTAAACAAACCTCTTTCGAAGGTATATACCGTATCGAATGTACCTCCTATTGCTGCTACGATTGCCCAAATTCTGAGTGCTGCAGATAAGCGATAGACGGTTGTTAGTGGAGGTTGGCCCGTTAAAAAAGAAGCAATACCGCCAATGAGCGACCCCCCAAGTACAACTCCTAAAGCAATAAAGTAGCTTTCAATAAATGTAGGAAAAAATCCAATTTCTTTCATCCCTTCAACCGCCTCTTTACATAATAAAGACCTATATATCATTTATATGGACAAGTATGTGCATTTATGTTTTTTGATTACCTTAAGGATAACAATGAGAACATATTTTCTTTTTTTGAGATTAAGTTTTATAATAATTAATAGATTAAGTTAAGGAACGGTGTAGTATTATGTCTTTTATTCACCTTCATGTATATAGTGCCTATAGTTTGTTGACGAGTACAGCGTCTGTCCCAGAGTTAATTAACACTGCACATAAAAAAGGGTTTACTGCGCTTGCTTTAACCGATCGAAATGTGATGTACGGTGCTATTGAGTTTTATAAAATGTGTAAGAAGAAAAATGTAAAACCAATAATGGGGTTAACTGTAGATGTGGAAAGTGAAATCACAACGAACGAATCCTATCCTCTCGTTTTACTTGCAGAAAATGATATAGGCTTTAAAAATCTCTTGAAAATATCCAGTGCTGTTCAAACAAAATCCAATCAAGGAATCCCGCTAAAATGGCTAAAACATTATGCGGAAGGAATTATTGCCTTAACACCTGGAACAGAGGGTGAAATTGAACAATCAATCATTAATGGCAATGTTGAATCGGCTAGGAATCTAACTAAAAAATTGGCTGGCATTTTCGGTAACGGAAACTTTTTTCTCTCCATCCAGAATCATGAGTTAGAGCAAGAAGCTGTAGTTAACAACCAATTGAGACAAATAAGTAACGAGTTAAATGTTCCGCTTGTTGCGACCAATCAAGTACATTACTTAGAAAAAGAGGATATGTTTGCCCATGAATGCCTGTTAGCTATTAAAAACGGAGATAAGCTACAAGACGATCATCGGGATAAATTAGATGGTGACCAATATTATTTGAAAACGGCAGCGGAAATGGTAAATACCTTTTCTGAAATACCTGAAGTTTTGGAGAATACACTGCACATTGCCAATCGGTGTAATGTAAACATTGAACTAAACAAAACCTACCTACCTTCATTTCCAACTGAAAACAATCTGCCAGCAGATGAATATTTAGAAATGTTATGTAAGAAAGGATTAAGTGAGCGGTTCTCTTCACCTGAAAAGGGTTATTTTGAACGGCTATCCTATGAACTTTCCGTTATTAAACGGATGAATTTTAGCAATTACTTTTTAATTGTTTGGGATTTTATGAGGTATGCACGGGAAAATAGAATTTTAACAGGCCCGGGAAGGGGCTCAGCTGCTGGTTCACTTGTTGCATATGTTTTGTACATTACCGATGTTGATCCCATCGAACATCAGCTTCTTTTTGAACGGTTCTTAAACCCTGAACGAATTTCCATGCCTGATATTGATATCGATTTTCCTGATCATCGTCGTGATGAAGTCATTGAATATGTTGCCGAGAAATATGGAAAGCTGCATGTTGCTCAGATTGTTACCTTTGGAACGCTCGCTGCAAAAGCGGCGCTGCGAGATGTAGGCAGGGTTTTTGGATTGAATTCGAAAGAATTAGAGCAGTTATCCAGATTTATTCCATCCCGATTAGGAGTAGACTTAAAATCTGCCTATAAAGAATCTGAACCATTTAGAAGGTTTATTAACGAAAGCCCAATGAACCAAAGGCTCTTTCATGTTGCTGTGAAGCTTGAGGGGCTTCCTCGCCACACATCCACACATGCGGCAGGTGTGGTCATTAGCGAGAAACCGCTAATAGATTTGATTCCTATTCAACAAGGATCATCTGATGTTTATTTAACACAATACTCAATGGAATACCTTGAGGAAATCGGCCTGCTTAAGATGGACTTTCTAGGTTTACGAAATTTAACTTTAATTGAATCAATTTTGTCTTCTATCTATCGGAGCACCAAACGAAGAATCAATATAGGTTCCATACCGCTACATGACCCCGAGACCTTTCAATTATTAGCAAGGGGTGAGACAACTGGAATTTTCCAACTAGAATCAGAAGGGATGAGGAAGGTATTAACTCGTCTAAAGCCTTCCAGGTTTGAAGATATTGTTGCGGTTAATGCATTATACCGCCCTGGTCCAATGGAAAATATCCCACTATTTATTGAACGTAAACATGGCGATAAAACCGTAGAATATCCCCATCCAAATTTGAAGCCGATCCTTGAGAATACGTATGGTGTCATTGTGTACCAAGAACAAATCATGCAGATTGCCTCCATAATGGCGGGATTCTCGCTAGGAGAAGCAGATCTTTTAAGAAGAGCAGTTGGGAAAAAGCAAAAAGAGGTCCTAGACGAAGAGAGAAATCATTTTGTTCAAGGAGCACTTCAAAAGGGATATAATCAGTCCCTAGCCAATGAGATATACGATTTGATTGTTCGCTTTGCCAATTATGGATTTAACAGAAGCCATGCGGTTGCCTACAGTATGATTGCCTACCAGTTAGCCTATTTAAAAGCAAACTATCCATTGTTTTTTATGGCAGGACTGCTTACTTCTGCTATTGGTAATGAATCAAAAATAGCCCAATACTTTATGGAGACAAAACAAAAAGAAATGACCATTCTGCCTCCCTCCATTAATAATAGCGTATTCTCCTTCCAAGTAGAAAAAGAGGGAATTCGTTATAGTCTGGCAGCTATTAAAGGTGTAGGAGCTGCCGCCTTAAAGGAAATCTTTCAAGCCAGGAAGCAGAAAAAATTTGATGACCTTTTTGATTTTTGTATACGAGTTTCTTTAAAAGTCATTAATCGAAAAACACTAGAATATCTTGTTCACTCAGGCTGTTTTGATGAGTTTGGTGAGGACCGTGCAGTTCTTCTCGCTAGTTTAGATGTAGCAATTGAACATGCGCAAATTTTTAAACCTGATGATTCAAGCCAATTTGACTTATTTGAAGATGAGTTCATGCTTAAGCCAAAATATGTTCAAGTTGATTCTATTGATCTGGAGCACAAATTGGCCTTTGAGAAAGAGGCACTTGGCTTTTACCTTTCTGATCATCCTATCTCGCTTTATGAAAAAGAGCTTAAGCGACGAGGAGCCACGGTCCTATTTCAGTTAAGAAATGATGATAAAAGGGTTTCATCTGGCGTGTATATTTCAGCAATGAAGGCGATTCGGACGAAAAAAGGAGATTCGATGGCCTTTTTAACTGTTAGTGATGGAAGCGGTGAAATGGAAGCCGTTGTTTTCCCAAATGTATATAAAAAGTACCAAGCTTTTTTAGGACAAGGGAATTTTGTATTAATTGAAGGAAAGATGGAGGAACGAGAAGGAAAGTTGCAATTTATTATTCAACAAGTGTTTGATTTAGATCAATGGCTACAAACACAGTCGCTAAAACAGCCAATATTATATTTGAAAATTTCTGCAGAATTACAAGATGA comes from the Neobacillus sp. PS2-9 genome and includes:
- a CDS encoding YtrH family sporulation protein, whose translation is MKEIGFFPTFIESYFIALGVVLGGSLIGGIASFLTGQPPLTTVYRLSAALRIWAIVAAIGGTFDTVYTFERGLFNADTKDIFKQFLLILSALGGAQTGALIINWLTQEHISS
- the dnaE gene encoding DNA polymerase III subunit alpha gives rise to the protein MSFIHLHVYSAYSLLTSTASVPELINTAHKKGFTALALTDRNVMYGAIEFYKMCKKKNVKPIMGLTVDVESEITTNESYPLVLLAENDIGFKNLLKISSAVQTKSNQGIPLKWLKHYAEGIIALTPGTEGEIEQSIINGNVESARNLTKKLAGIFGNGNFFLSIQNHELEQEAVVNNQLRQISNELNVPLVATNQVHYLEKEDMFAHECLLAIKNGDKLQDDHRDKLDGDQYYLKTAAEMVNTFSEIPEVLENTLHIANRCNVNIELNKTYLPSFPTENNLPADEYLEMLCKKGLSERFSSPEKGYFERLSYELSVIKRMNFSNYFLIVWDFMRYARENRILTGPGRGSAAGSLVAYVLYITDVDPIEHQLLFERFLNPERISMPDIDIDFPDHRRDEVIEYVAEKYGKLHVAQIVTFGTLAAKAALRDVGRVFGLNSKELEQLSRFIPSRLGVDLKSAYKESEPFRRFINESPMNQRLFHVAVKLEGLPRHTSTHAAGVVISEKPLIDLIPIQQGSSDVYLTQYSMEYLEEIGLLKMDFLGLRNLTLIESILSSIYRSTKRRINIGSIPLHDPETFQLLARGETTGIFQLESEGMRKVLTRLKPSRFEDIVAVNALYRPGPMENIPLFIERKHGDKTVEYPHPNLKPILENTYGVIVYQEQIMQIASIMAGFSLGEADLLRRAVGKKQKEVLDEERNHFVQGALQKGYNQSLANEIYDLIVRFANYGFNRSHAVAYSMIAYQLAYLKANYPLFFMAGLLTSAIGNESKIAQYFMETKQKEMTILPPSINNSVFSFQVEKEGIRYSLAAIKGVGAAALKEIFQARKQKKFDDLFDFCIRVSLKVINRKTLEYLVHSGCFDEFGEDRAVLLASLDVAIEHAQIFKPDDSSQFDLFEDEFMLKPKYVQVDSIDLEHKLAFEKEALGFYLSDHPISLYEKELKRRGATVLFQLRNDDKRVSSGVYISAMKAIRTKKGDSMAFLTVSDGSGEMEAVVFPNVYKKYQAFLGQGNFVLIEGKMEEREGKLQFIIQQVFDLDQWLQTQSLKQPILYLKISAELQDENILNKIKLLLTEYKGGDSVILHDETTRKTVKLGAENQVQPTPELQQKLRMILGEKNVVLRD